A single region of the Solwaraspora sp. WMMD406 genome encodes:
- a CDS encoding acetate kinase yields the protein MARVLVLNCGSSSLKYQLFDGDQVVDKGIVERIGEPGGGPADHADALRTMADRVDLSDLSGVGHRVVHGGVRFAEPTLITDEVVDEIERLVPLAPLHNPANLTGIAQARRLLPTVPQVAVFDTAFHRTLPPEQASYAIDTDTAERYGIRRYGFHGTSHAYVSRRTAALLGRDPTEVDVITLHLGNGASACAVAGGRSVATSMGLSPLEGLVMGTRSGDLDPAVVFHLERVAGWSTTEVDRLLNQRSGLRGLCGAGDMREVLRRRDDGDPAARLAVDIYCARIRFYVGGYLALLGRLDAVAFTAGVGENAPAVRAGALAGLDGLGIAVDPDRNAGRGERMISPAGSPVQVWVVPTDEEYEIARQTRTVLAG from the coding sequence ATCGCCCGCGTCCTGGTCCTCAACTGCGGCTCCTCGTCGCTGAAGTACCAGCTGTTCGACGGTGACCAGGTCGTCGACAAGGGGATCGTGGAACGGATCGGCGAACCGGGGGGCGGGCCGGCCGACCACGCCGACGCGCTGCGGACGATGGCCGACCGCGTCGACCTGTCCGATCTCAGCGGCGTCGGGCACCGGGTCGTGCACGGCGGGGTGCGGTTCGCCGAACCGACGCTGATCACCGACGAGGTGGTCGACGAGATCGAACGGCTGGTGCCACTCGCCCCGCTGCACAATCCGGCCAATCTGACCGGTATCGCGCAGGCCCGCCGGCTGCTGCCGACCGTGCCGCAGGTGGCGGTCTTCGACACCGCGTTCCACCGCACCCTGCCGCCGGAGCAGGCCAGCTACGCCATCGACACCGACACCGCCGAGCGGTACGGCATCCGCCGGTACGGATTCCACGGCACCTCGCACGCGTACGTGTCCCGCCGTACCGCCGCCCTGCTCGGCCGGGACCCGACCGAGGTCGACGTGATCACCCTGCACCTGGGCAACGGGGCCAGCGCCTGCGCGGTCGCCGGCGGGCGCAGCGTCGCCACCTCGATGGGCCTGTCACCGCTCGAAGGGCTGGTGATGGGCACCCGCAGCGGCGACCTCGATCCGGCGGTCGTGTTCCACCTGGAGCGGGTGGCCGGTTGGTCCACGACCGAGGTGGACCGGCTGCTCAACCAACGCAGCGGGCTACGCGGTCTGTGCGGGGCCGGCGACATGCGAGAGGTGCTGCGCCGCCGCGACGACGGTGACCCGGCGGCACGGCTCGCCGTCGACATCTACTGTGCCCGGATCCGGTTCTACGTCGGCGGCTACCTCGCGTTGCTCGGCCGGCTCGACGCGGTCGCCTTCACCGCCGGGGTCGGCGAGAACGCCCCCGCCGTACGGGCCGGCGCGCTGGCCGGACTCGACGGACTCGGCATCGCGGTCGACCCGGACCGCAACGCCGGCCGTGGCGAGCGGATGATCTCCCCGGCGGGGTCGCCGGTCCAGGTGTGGGTGGTCCCGACCGACGAGGAGTACGAGATAGCCCGGCAGACCCGGACGGTGTTGGCCGGCTGA
- a CDS encoding chlorophyllase, with protein sequence MHVSRRSGTGPLTGGVITAGLITASVVALVAGCGTAPEPAPVFNAPVTVEPTPAGSTPAESSPANSSPANSSPAAGRTAPTDELDVDSRTLDLNRDGDRPLPVTVWYPVTGADTTTERFPVVLFSHGLGGNPADYEAILTAWAAAGFVVAAPTYPYTSQGGSGGNALDVLNQPADASYVLDELLALDGRDGDPFAGRLDVERVAAAGHSAGGITTVGLFTAARDERLDAGIVLAGSALGVGSAFSGAAAPQLFIHGELDEVVSYASGKAAYERVPWPKAMLTLPDGDHGQSLLRPGNPAYDVVLGSSTDFLRWTLYGDDGARQRLTEAPPAGLAVLDDQL encoded by the coding sequence ATGCACGTCTCCCGCCGGTCCGGCACCGGCCCGCTGACCGGTGGTGTGATCACCGCCGGTCTGATCACCGCGTCAGTGGTCGCGTTGGTGGCCGGCTGCGGTACCGCGCCCGAGCCGGCTCCGGTGTTCAACGCCCCGGTGACGGTGGAGCCCACGCCGGCGGGGTCCACCCCGGCGGAGTCCAGCCCGGCAAATTCCAGCCCGGCAAATTCCAGCCCGGCGGCGGGACGGACGGCGCCGACGGACGAACTCGACGTCGACAGCCGTACGCTCGACCTCAACCGCGACGGCGACCGCCCACTGCCGGTCACCGTCTGGTATCCCGTCACCGGTGCCGACACCACGACCGAGCGATTCCCGGTGGTCCTGTTCAGCCACGGGCTGGGCGGGAACCCGGCGGACTACGAGGCCATCCTGACCGCCTGGGCGGCGGCCGGGTTCGTGGTCGCCGCGCCGACCTACCCGTACACCAGTCAGGGCGGTTCCGGCGGCAACGCGCTGGACGTGCTCAACCAGCCGGCGGACGCCTCGTACGTGCTGGACGAACTGCTGGCGCTCGACGGACGCGACGGGGATCCGTTCGCCGGGCGGCTCGACGTCGAGCGGGTCGCCGCGGCCGGTCACTCGGCCGGAGGGATCACCACCGTCGGGCTGTTCACCGCGGCCCGCGACGAACGGTTGGACGCCGGGATCGTCCTGGCCGGCAGCGCGCTCGGCGTCGGTTCGGCGTTCAGCGGTGCCGCCGCGCCGCAACTGTTCATCCACGGCGAGCTCGACGAGGTGGTCTCGTACGCCTCCGGCAAGGCCGCGTACGAGCGGGTGCCGTGGCCGAAAGCGATGCTGACGCTGCCCGACGGCGATCACGGGCAGTCGCTGCTGCGGCCTGGCAACCCCGCCTACGACGTGGTGCTCGGGAGCAGCACCGACTTCCTCCGCTGGACCCTGTACGGCGACGACGGTGCCCGCCAGCGGCTGACCGAGGCGCCACCGGCCGGGTTGGCCGTCCTCGACGACCAGCTCTAG
- a CDS encoding IS4 family transposase codes for MVDQIAITRTVRVAAGVFAPGHLGELTQFLPFEMVDEVLAATRRTQQRIRLLPARVVVYLVLAGCLFAELGYGQVWRKLTAGLTGLDLTEPASGTLREARQRLGSTPLRALFDLLRGPAVTTATHAVRWRGLLVTAIDGTTMSVADAEAVRVRYRKQRGNHGGAGYPALRLSVLLTCGTRSIIDAVFAPLGTSELDQARSLARSLAAGMLLLADRNYAAADLIQTLAATRADLLIRCKNGRRLPVIRRYHDGSWLSTIGTVRVRVVDAEISVQTIDGVRTGGYRLITTLLDPRTHPAGELIKLYHRRWEVETAYLEIKSSILGGRVLRARTPDGIDQEVYALLVVYQILRNAMTDATDSRPGTGPDRASFTTALNAARDQVTHAAGVLADTVIDLVGAIGRAVLAHLLPERRIRVKTRMIKRSNSKYQARGPNVDRRSYKATIAIDIITNTC; via the coding sequence TTGGTCGATCAGATTGCCATAACTCGGACGGTGCGGGTAGCCGCAGGTGTGTTCGCGCCGGGTCATCTGGGTGAGTTGACCCAGTTCCTGCCCTTCGAGATGGTCGATGAGGTCCTTGCCGCGACCCGTCGTACCCAGCAGCGGATCCGGCTACTCCCGGCCCGGGTCGTGGTCTACCTCGTCCTCGCAGGCTGCTTGTTCGCCGAACTCGGCTACGGGCAGGTGTGGCGGAAACTGACCGCCGGTCTGACCGGGCTGGATCTGACCGAACCGGCCTCAGGCACGTTACGGGAGGCGCGTCAGCGGCTCGGGTCGACGCCGTTGCGGGCCCTGTTCGATCTGCTGCGCGGCCCGGCGGTCACCACGGCGACGCACGCCGTGCGGTGGCGGGGCCTGCTGGTGACAGCGATCGACGGGACCACGATGTCGGTCGCCGACGCCGAGGCGGTCCGGGTCCGTTACCGCAAACAACGGGGTAACCACGGCGGCGCGGGCTACCCGGCACTACGGCTGAGTGTCCTGCTGACCTGCGGCACCCGCTCGATCATCGACGCCGTGTTCGCTCCACTCGGCACCAGCGAACTCGACCAGGCCCGCTCCCTGGCCCGGAGCCTGGCCGCCGGGATGCTGCTGTTGGCCGACCGTAACTACGCCGCCGCCGACCTCATCCAGACACTCGCCGCCACCAGGGCCGACCTGCTGATCCGCTGCAAGAACGGCCGCCGCCTGCCGGTGATCCGCCGGTACCACGACGGATCCTGGCTGTCGACCATCGGCACGGTACGGGTGCGGGTCGTGGACGCTGAGATCAGCGTCCAGACCATCGACGGCGTCCGCACGGGCGGCTACCGGCTGATCACCACCCTGCTCGACCCACGCACCCACCCGGCCGGCGAACTGATAAAGCTGTACCACCGCCGGTGGGAGGTCGAAACCGCCTACCTGGAGATCAAATCCAGCATCCTCGGCGGCCGGGTCCTGCGCGCGCGTACTCCCGACGGCATCGACCAGGAGGTCTACGCCCTGCTGGTCGTCTACCAGATCCTGCGTAACGCCATGACCGACGCCACCGACAGCCGGCCCGGCACCGGCCCTGACCGGGCCAGCTTCACCACCGCCCTGAACGCCGCCCGCGACCAGGTCACCCACGCCGCCGGCGTCCTCGCCGACACCGTCATCGACCTGGTCGGCGCCATCGGTCGTGCGGTTCTGGCCCACCTGCTACCTGAGCGTCGGATCCGGGTGAAGACCCGCATGATCAAACGCTCGAACTCCAAGTACCAAGCCCGCGGACCCAACGTAGACCGACGCAGCTACAAAGCCACCATAGCCATCGATATAATCACAAACACTTGCTAA
- a CDS encoding zinc-binding dehydrogenase, with amino-acid sequence MRAAFASTIDAADPLAALVVGERPDPTPPDPDWVVVEVRASSLNHHDIWSLRGVGLPADRVPMILGCDAAGVDDAGNEVVVYPVVPDPADPRGMSILSENHPGTFADRVAVPRANLIPKPAGLSFADAACLPTAWLTAYRMLTTRGRVDQARSVLVQGAGGGVATAAVLLAVALGKRVYATSRDATKRDRIAALGATALAPGARLPERVDVVIETVGAATFDHSMKSAAPGARIVVSGATSGHLPAVDLRRVFAMQLEILGTSMGSADELRELLRLCDTRGIRPVVDSVYGLSEARDAFARLHAGEAFGKIVLDHQR; translated from the coding sequence ATGCGAGCAGCCTTCGCCTCGACCATCGACGCCGCCGACCCGCTCGCCGCCCTCGTCGTGGGCGAGCGGCCCGATCCGACGCCGCCCGACCCCGACTGGGTGGTGGTCGAGGTCCGGGCCAGCTCCCTCAACCACCACGACATCTGGTCACTGCGTGGAGTCGGGCTGCCGGCCGACCGGGTGCCGATGATCCTCGGCTGCGACGCGGCCGGCGTCGACGACGCCGGCAACGAGGTCGTGGTGTACCCGGTGGTGCCGGATCCGGCGGACCCACGGGGCATGTCGATCCTGTCCGAGAACCACCCTGGCACGTTCGCCGACCGGGTCGCCGTACCCCGGGCGAACCTGATCCCCAAGCCCGCCGGGCTCAGTTTCGCCGACGCGGCCTGCCTGCCGACCGCCTGGCTCACCGCGTACCGGATGTTGACCACCCGGGGCCGGGTCGACCAGGCCCGCTCGGTGCTGGTCCAGGGCGCGGGCGGGGGAGTCGCGACGGCTGCGGTGCTGCTCGCCGTCGCGTTGGGCAAGCGGGTCTACGCGACCAGCCGGGACGCCACCAAGCGGGACCGGATCGCCGCGCTCGGTGCCACCGCGCTGGCCCCCGGCGCCCGGCTGCCCGAGCGGGTCGACGTGGTGATCGAGACCGTCGGCGCGGCCACCTTCGACCACTCGATGAAGTCCGCCGCGCCGGGTGCCCGGATCGTCGTCTCCGGTGCCACCAGCGGCCACCTGCCCGCCGTCGACCTGCGCCGGGTCTTCGCGATGCAGCTGGAGATCCTCGGCACCTCGATGGGAAGCGCCGACGAGCTGCGCGAGCTGCTGCGGCTGTGCGACACGCGCGGCATCCGCCCGGTCGTCGACAGCGTGTACGGCTTGAGCGAGGCCCGGGACGCCTTCGCGCGGCTGCACGCCGGGGAGGCGTTCGGCAAGATTGTGCTGGACCACCAGCGCTAG
- a CDS encoding IS701 family transposase, with protein MVGSWDAGLEELFFRFAHRFERVEPRRRAWAYVRGLLAPLERRNGWTLAEQAGHVSPDGLQGMLCSAAWDRDAVRDDVRDYVVERIGDPAGVLVADETGFIKKGRASAGVQRQYSGTAGKTENCQIGTFLCYATARGRALIDRELYLPKSWTDDRDRCRAAAIPEEVGFATKPQQAQAMVERAIEARVPFSWFTADEAYGQNPGLRGWLEDQDIAYVMATRCDDEVPSGLRTTLRVDELVARVRAGAWQRLSCGDGARGPRRYDWARVPIRRTFAHGRRGWVLARRSISDPGEIAYYVCFGRRGTRLRELVRVAGSRWSVEESFQTAKNEVGLDQYQVRRYDAWYAHITLAMAAAAFLVVTRAAEAAKGAPPQASAA; from the coding sequence GTGGTCGGGTCGTGGGATGCCGGGTTGGAGGAGTTGTTCTTCCGGTTCGCACATCGGTTTGAGCGGGTGGAGCCCCGGCGGCGGGCGTGGGCGTATGTGCGGGGGTTGTTGGCGCCGTTGGAGCGGCGGAACGGGTGGACTCTCGCGGAGCAGGCTGGGCATGTGTCGCCGGACGGGTTGCAGGGCATGTTGTGCAGCGCGGCGTGGGACCGGGACGCGGTCCGCGATGACGTGCGCGACTACGTCGTGGAGCGGATCGGCGATCCGGCCGGGGTGCTTGTCGCCGATGAGACCGGGTTCATCAAGAAGGGCCGCGCCTCGGCGGGAGTCCAGAGGCAGTACTCGGGCACGGCGGGCAAGACCGAGAACTGTCAGATCGGCACGTTCCTGTGCTACGCCACGGCGCGGGGTCGGGCGTTGATCGACCGGGAGTTGTACCTGCCGAAGTCGTGGACCGATGACCGGGACCGGTGCCGGGCGGCGGCGATCCCGGAAGAGGTGGGGTTCGCCACGAAGCCGCAGCAGGCACAGGCCATGGTGGAGCGGGCGATCGAGGCGCGGGTGCCGTTCTCGTGGTTCACGGCGGACGAGGCCTACGGGCAGAACCCGGGCCTGCGGGGCTGGCTGGAGGATCAGGACATCGCCTATGTGATGGCCACCCGCTGTGACGACGAGGTGCCCTCCGGACTGCGCACCACCCTGCGTGTCGATGAGCTGGTCGCGAGGGTGCGTGCGGGCGCGTGGCAGCGCCTGTCGTGCGGTGATGGCGCGCGCGGGCCACGCCGCTACGACTGGGCCCGGGTACCGATCCGGCGCACCTTCGCCCACGGCCGCCGCGGCTGGGTCCTCGCCCGACGCTCGATCAGCGACCCTGGCGAGATCGCCTACTACGTCTGCTTCGGCCGACGCGGCACCCGACTGCGTGAGTTGGTGCGGGTCGCCGGCAGTCGCTGGTCGGTGGAGGAGTCGTTCCAGACCGCGAAGAACGAGGTCGGCCTGGACCAGTACCAGGTCCGCCGCTACGACGCCTGGTACGCCCACATCACCCTCGCGATGGCCGCCGCCGCGTTCCTCGTCGTCACCCGCGCCGCCGAGGCCGCAAAGGGGGCACCACCCCAAGCGAGCGCAGCCTGA
- a CDS encoding DUF1707 domain-containing protein, with amino-acid sequence MDRPDLRASDADRERVVRCLERHTSAGRLSLDEHADRVTRTLLARTHGELATILADLPAEPDAAVSDAAAPTGPATAPQLAVAFLIAGVALVLLTALLLLR; translated from the coding sequence ATGGACCGCCCCGACCTGCGTGCCTCGGACGCCGACCGTGAGCGGGTCGTACGGTGCCTGGAGCGACACACCTCGGCCGGGCGGTTGAGCCTCGACGAGCACGCCGATCGGGTGACCCGGACCCTGCTCGCCCGGACACACGGCGAACTCGCCACGATCCTGGCGGACCTGCCGGCCGAGCCGGACGCGGCCGTGTCGGACGCTGCCGCGCCGACCGGCCCGGCGACCGCGCCCCAGCTGGCCGTCGCGTTCCTCATCGCCGGAGTCGCGCTGGTCCTGCTCACCGCGCTCCTGCTGCTGCGCTGA
- a CDS encoding NADP-dependent malic enzyme, which yields MAVSDRVFDLHRGGKMAIASTVALASRDDLSLAYTPGVARVCEAIAADPALADEYTWVSHTIAVVTDGTAVLGLGDIGPRAAMPVMEGKAVLFKQFGDVDAVPICLDTRDVDEIVATVTALAPSFGGINLEDISAPRCFEIERRLDAALSIPVFHDDQHGTAIVVLAALRNAATLLDRKLGDLRVVVSGAGAAGVAVTKMLIAGGVDPANTVVCDSRGIIHADRGDLSAVKAELAAMTAACAGGITEALVGADVLIGLSGGQIEEPAVAGMAPGGIVFALANPTPEVHPEIAHRYAALVATGRSDFPNQINNVLAFPGVFRGALEAGATRITEGMKVAAADAIAAVVADLLQPEAFVPSALDPRVAPAVAAAVAAAARREGVARR from the coding sequence GTGGCGGTTTCCGATCGGGTCTTTGACCTGCATCGAGGCGGCAAGATGGCGATCGCGTCGACCGTCGCGCTGGCCAGCCGGGACGACCTGTCCCTGGCGTACACCCCCGGGGTGGCCCGGGTCTGCGAGGCGATCGCGGCCGATCCGGCCCTGGCCGACGAATACACCTGGGTCTCCCACACCATCGCGGTCGTCACCGACGGTACGGCCGTGCTCGGCCTCGGCGACATCGGGCCACGTGCCGCCATGCCGGTCATGGAAGGCAAAGCGGTGCTGTTCAAGCAGTTCGGCGACGTCGACGCGGTGCCGATCTGCCTGGACACCCGCGACGTCGACGAGATCGTGGCCACCGTCACCGCGCTGGCGCCGTCCTTCGGCGGCATCAACCTGGAAGACATCAGCGCGCCGCGCTGCTTTGAGATCGAACGGCGGCTCGACGCCGCCTTGTCGATCCCGGTCTTCCACGACGACCAGCACGGCACCGCAATCGTCGTGCTGGCCGCGTTGCGCAACGCCGCCACCTTGCTGGACCGCAAACTCGGCGACCTGCGGGTGGTGGTCAGCGGCGCCGGCGCGGCCGGCGTGGCGGTGACCAAGATGCTGATCGCCGGGGGAGTCGACCCGGCGAACACCGTGGTCTGCGACTCGCGCGGCATCATCCACGCCGACCGGGGGGATCTCAGCGCGGTCAAGGCCGAACTCGCCGCGATGACCGCCGCCTGCGCCGGCGGCATCACCGAGGCGCTGGTCGGCGCCGACGTGCTGATCGGCCTCTCCGGCGGACAGATCGAGGAGCCGGCCGTCGCCGGAATGGCCCCCGGCGGCATCGTCTTCGCGTTGGCCAACCCGACGCCCGAGGTGCATCCGGAGATCGCCCACCGGTACGCCGCCCTGGTCGCCACCGGCCGCAGCGACTTTCCCAATCAGATCAACAACGTGCTGGCCTTCCCCGGCGTGTTCCGGGGAGCGCTCGAAGCCGGGGCCACCCGGATCACCGAGGGCATGAAGGTGGCCGCCGCCGACGCCATCGCCGCCGTGGTCGCCGACCTGTTGCAGCCGGAGGCGTTCGTGCCGTCGGCCCTCGACCCACGGGTCGCCCCGGCGGTCGCCGCCGCGGTGGCCGCCGCCGCCCGTCGGGAAGGGGTCGCCCGCCGCTGA
- a CDS encoding S24/S26 family peptidase, protein MILPADPIAHSAARPGEVQVRSPLFAVLVHGPSMVPTLRHGDALLVRRGGRAIRPGDLVVATFRSRPDLLVVKRVVRAQDGGWWIRGDNDLIADDSRAYGVADVHGRVLLRYWPLPRRLGHRGV, encoded by the coding sequence ATGATCCTCCCCGCCGACCCTATCGCGCATTCCGCCGCCAGACCGGGGGAGGTGCAAGTGCGTTCGCCACTGTTCGCGGTCCTGGTGCACGGACCGTCGATGGTGCCCACCCTGCGACACGGCGACGCGCTGCTGGTCCGCCGGGGCGGACGCGCCATCCGACCCGGCGATCTCGTGGTCGCCACCTTCCGCAGCCGGCCCGATCTGCTGGTGGTCAAACGCGTCGTCCGCGCGCAGGACGGCGGCTGGTGGATCCGGGGCGACAACGATCTGATCGCCGACGACTCGCGGGCCTACGGCGTGGCCGACGTGCACGGTCGGGTGCTCCTGCGCTACTGGCCCTTGCCACGGCGACTCGGCCACCGGGGAGTATGA
- the sodN gene encoding superoxide dismutase, Ni, whose amino-acid sequence MRLPRILTPRTVVSAHCDLPCGVYDPAQARIEAESVKAIAEKYQANTDPEFRTRALLIKEQRSELVKHHLWVLWTDYFKPPHFEKYPHLHQLFNEATKLAGGGGGTKASIDPAKADELLQKIDEIAKIFWETKQA is encoded by the coding sequence ATGCGACTTCCACGCATACTTACTCCGCGCACGGTGGTCAGCGCCCACTGCGATCTGCCGTGTGGCGTCTACGACCCGGCGCAGGCCCGGATCGAGGCCGAATCGGTCAAGGCGATCGCCGAGAAGTACCAGGCGAACACCGATCCGGAGTTCCGTACCCGGGCGCTGCTCATCAAGGAGCAGCGGTCCGAGTTGGTCAAGCACCACCTGTGGGTGCTCTGGACCGACTACTTCAAGCCGCCACACTTCGAGAAGTACCCGCACCTTCACCAATTGTTCAACGAGGCGACCAAGCTGGCCGGCGGGGGCGGCGGGACCAAGGCCTCGATCGACCCGGCGAAGGCCGACGAGCTGCTGCAGAAGATCGACGAGATCGCCAAGATTTTCTGGGAGACCAAGCAGGCGTGA
- a CDS encoding ATP-binding protein, producing the protein MSPLVTQSEPTVDDDVVLLTVPADGGYLSVLRTATAGLAARLHFALDEIEDLRIAVDEACAMLLAVAVRDADLECRFSVTDDALTVEVTVPTVRGAALPPESSFAWKVLRALTTSASATAASGRATITLLTRRAGSR; encoded by the coding sequence ATGAGTCCGCTGGTCACACAATCCGAACCGACGGTCGACGACGACGTCGTGCTGCTTACCGTGCCTGCGGACGGCGGCTATCTCAGCGTGCTGCGGACCGCGACGGCCGGGCTGGCCGCGCGGCTGCACTTCGCCCTCGACGAGATCGAGGACCTGCGGATCGCGGTCGACGAGGCATGCGCCATGTTGCTCGCGGTAGCGGTCCGCGACGCCGATCTGGAGTGTCGGTTCTCGGTGACCGACGACGCGCTCACCGTCGAGGTGACCGTCCCGACGGTACGCGGTGCCGCGTTGCCGCCCGAGTCGTCGTTCGCCTGGAAGGTCCTGCGGGCGCTGACCACTTCGGCGTCGGCGACCGCTGCCAGCGGTCGTGCCACCATCACGTTGCTCACCCGCCGGGCGGGAAGTCGCTGA